GCAATAGAAGACATAAGGGTCGGTGACGGCAGCGGGGGCGCCCTTTGCCGCCCCTCTCGGCACCCATTTCACGAGGCATCCCAGGTGGGTGCAGACAGCGGAAAAGACGGTGACAGCGCCTGCCTCATCCCTTACCACAAGAAGGGGCGTGCTTCCGTACATTACCTCATGCGCCCGGCCCGGGGCAAGCGCCCCTTTCTTTACCACGACATCCTTCACGGCGGCCTCCTGCCCCGGAGGCGAAAAAAAACGCACGATGCCATAGATGGAGAGGCCTGCGAAGAAGGTGCCGAAGCTCCCGAGGAGGGCCGCAAGAAAAGAGCGCCTGGCGAAGAAGGTGTCAAGCCCTCCGCCGCCTTCCATTGCCTGCCTCATGAATTCTCCGGGAGAGCGCTCCGCATTATTTTCGCTCACTTCACCATCCCCCCTCCCGACATCTGTGCCTGATGGCCGTATATATGCTTCACGCCCAGATAGCCATGGCACCTGTTGCAGTGGTTTCTCACCGTGTGGCACCGAAGGCACACCCGCTCACTGAAATCACCGCTGGCAAGAGCTTCCTGATGGTAATACTTCCATTTTTCCTGGGGATTGTGGGAGAGGGGCGCAAGGTCCCTTTCCTTTTCCACGGTGAGACCGTATGGTCCCTTGCCATTGTGGGCCGGCATGGGCACCGCCTCGGGACCCCACCCTAAAGCCATGCCTGCGGCAGCGGAGAGAAAGCAGAGCAGGGCCGCGATGGCCAGCGCATTTCTGAACTTCCGGTCATATCCCTTCATCGCTGCTCCTCACTGTTCCAGGGATTTTTATGCCTCTTCCCTGCACCCGCCTGGGTGAGTGGCGGCGAGAAGAAGAGAGCGGCGCCGTGCAGAAGCTTGCCGAAGGGCACATAGGCCGCAAGGGCGCAGACAAGGAGGTAATGGACTGTGAAAATCACCGTGGGAAATATGATGTTATGGTCAAAGGAAGGTGCACGCAGACTGAGCAGGCTCTGCAGGAAGAACTTCACTGCGAGAAGATCTGTCTGGAAGCAATATTTCATCAGAATGCCCGTGAGAGCGATTGCTGCAAGATAAAGCAGGACCAGGTAATCCTCAGGGGTGGAGAGGTACGCAAGGGGTGCCCTGGAGCAGCGCCTTGCAAGGAGATAGAGAAGGGAGGCAATGAAAATGCATGCGGGCACGATGCCTGCTGACTGGAGGGCAACGAGCCACTGCGGTACTGGAGGCGGCCAGAGATAGCGGAGATGCTTGACCAGGATGAGAAGGAGCGAGTAGTGAAAGGCGAGGGAGGCAACCCAGAGGGCCTTGTTCTCCCTGAGAAGGCTCCTGAAAACAAGAGCTTCTCCAAGGACACGGAACACTGCGCTCACAGGGCCGCGGGGAACAGGCCAGAGCGGTATCCTGAGAGGCGCAGGCGTGGAAAGCCAGAGCACCGTTCGGTAGAGAAGCCCGAAGACCAGGAGCACAAAAGCGCCATAGCTGCAGAGCATCAACGATGGTATCAAGGCTTTACCTCCCGTACAGCAAAAGGGGGAAGGCTCTCACCTTCCCCCCGGTTCTCACATTCCTTACGCCACCTTCTCTATTTCACCCTCAACCTTGACGGTCTTGATCCTCATGCCGTAGAAGGAGCGGTAGGCAAAGATGGCGCCGATTATGAAGAGTATCACGCCTACGGTCACCGCCTGCTGCTGAGGCATGGTGATGGCCATCTCGACGGCCAGCAGTCCGAAAAGCGTTGTAAACTTGATGATGGGGTTCAGGGCCACCGACGAGGTGTCCTTGTAAGGGTCGCCCACGGTGTCGCCTACGACGGTGGCGGCATGAAGGGGTGTGCCCTTTTCCTTGAGGTCCACCTCGACGACCTTCTTCGCATTGTCCCAGGCGCCGCCCGCATTGGCCATATAGACGGCGGCGAAGAGGCCGAAGAGGGCGATGGATATGAGGTAGCTCACGAAGAAGAAGTGGTTGAAGCAGGCAAAGCCCAGGGCGAAGCAGAAGATCACGATGAAGATGTTCACCATGCCGTTCTGGGCGTAGATGGTGCAGATCTTCACCACTTCCTTGCTGTCCTTGATGGAAGCCTTTTCAACGCCTTCAAGTTTGATGTGTTTCTTTATGAATTCTACGGCCCTGTAAGCTCCTGTGGTCACGGCCTGCATCGACGCGCCGCAGAACCAGTAGATGACGGCGCCGCCGGCTATGAGGCCCAGGATGTCCATGGGATTGAGAAGGCTGAGGCCGATGCTGATATCGAACCTCTCCATCTCCGCGACGTTTCCCGCCGCTTTGGCCCTCTCGTAGAGATTGTTCAGCAGGATGATGATGGAGAAGATCATCGTAGTAGCTCCCACGACGGCGGTGCCTATGAGGACCGGCTTGGCCGTGGCCTTGAAGGTGTTGCCGGCGCCGTCGTTCTTTTCCAGGAAATGCTTGGCTTCTTCAAAATTGGGCTCGAAGCCGAAGTCCTTCTTGAGCTCCTCTTTCACGTCGGGTATCTGCTCGATGAGGGAGAGCTCGTAGATTGACTGGGCGTTGTCAGTCACGGGTCCATAGGAGTCAACGGCGATGGTCACGGGCCCCATCCCCAGGAAGCCGAAGGCAACGAGGCCGAAGGCAAAGACGGAGCTGTACTTTGGGAACAGGAAGACGTCAAGGCCGGCCTGGCTGGTGAGCCAGGCGATGAGCATGAGGCCCAGCAGGGTGAGGCCCATCCAGAAAGCTGAGAAGTTGCCGGCCACGAGCCCTGAGAGGATCGTGAGGGAGGCGCCGCCTTCCCTTGAGGCGTTCACGATCTCCTTCACATGGCTGGAATTGGAGCTGGTGAAGATCTTGGTGAGCTCGGGGATGACGGCTGCCGCCAGGGTGCCGCAGCTTATAATGGTGGCGAGCTTCCACCAGAGGCCCGGGTGCGTCTGCGAGAGCGGGGAGAGGAGCAGAAAGCTCGTAAGGTAGGTCATCAGTATCGAGAGAATCGACGTGAGCCATACCAGGTTGGTGAGAGGCTGCTCGAAGTCGAGATCCTCCCTCTTCCCGTAAAGAGCCCTGGACAGTATGCTGTTGAGCCAGTAAGAGAGCATCGAGGTGATAATCATCAGGACACGCATCGTGAATATCCAGATGATGAGATCCGACTGGAACTGGGCCTGCACCGCCAGGCATATGAACACGATAAGGGCCACGCCCGTGACGCCGTAAGTCTCGAATCCGTCGGCCGTGGGTCCCACGCTGTCGCCGGCATTGTCGCCTGTGCAGTCAGCTATGACGCCGGGATTTCTCGCATCATCCTCCTTGATGTTGAAGACAATCTTCATGAGATCGGAGCCGATATCGGCAATCTTCGTGAAGATACCGCCACAGATACGGAGCACGCTCGCACCCAGGGACTCGCCGATGGCGAATCCTATGAAGCATGCCCCCGCTTCTTCAGGGCCGACGAAAAGCAAGATGCCAAGCATGATGAGGAGCTCTACGCTCACCAGCAGCAGGCCGATGCTCATTCCCGCCTTGAGGGGGATCTCAAAGATCGGGAAAGGCTTTCCCGCAAGCGACGCAAAGGCCGTGCGCGAGTTGGAAAGAGTGTTCATCCTGATGCCGAACCAGGCGACGCCGTATGAGCCGGCGATACCGACGACTGACCAGATGAGGATTCCGATGACCTTGAGGAGCGGGAGATCCTTGAGCACCTTGAAGTAATAGAGAATGCATATGCCGATTATTATCTCCAGGGCCAGCAGGAATTTGCCCTGCTGGATGAGGTAGGTCTTGCAGGTCTCCCAGATGACGTTGGAGACCTCGAGCATGCTCTTGTGAGCCGGGAGCTTCTTGACCTGCATATACTGGATCAGGCCGAAGAGGCCGCCAAGCAGGCACACCAGGAGGCCGACGATAAGAAGCGTGCGCCCGGGAATCTGGCTCCCGCCGATGGTGAACACCGAGTTCAGCTCCGGCAGGGGTATATCAGTCTCGCTTGCGAAAGCGAGGGGGGCGAAGACTGCCATAATAAGCACTATGGCGGCACACACCTTGATAATATCCGGTTTCATCACACTGAGGCCTCTCACAAGGGCCCTCCCGGAGCTCTCCGAGCTGCTCCATTCTCTTTTCACGAACATCCCTCCTTATTATTTTTCATAATTCTCATAAGCACCACCCACGCCGGGCGCCATCCCGCAAAATGGCGGAAACCCCGGGATTTTTAACAGTTCTCTATCTTCCGTGAAAAACCTTCCTGGCGCTCCCCTTTCCCCTTCAAAAGGGATCTCCAGGGGCCCCGGAGAACTCATCACCAGAGAAAGAAAGGTGACCCCGATGGGTGACACAGAGATCGCGAGAGAGATGACACATGAGATCCCCTGCGGTGCGGTGCTGGTGCTGGGGGGAGGAATAGGCGGGATGCAGGCGGCGCTTGACTGCGCCGATTCAGGCTTCAAGGTGTACCTTGTGGAGAAGGACCCCTGCATAGGCGGGATGATGGCCCAGCTTGACAAGACTTTCCCCACCAACGACTGCGCCATGTGCACCATGGCTCCCAGGCTCGCAGGCGTCTCCCGCCACCTCAACATTGAGATGATCACCGGCGCAGAGCTCGTGGCCCTTGAGGGAAAGCCCGGCAGGTTCACCGCCACGGTGACCCAGAAGCCCCGCTTCATCGACGTGTCGCGCTGCACAGGCTGCGCTCTCTGCGAAGCCGAGTGCCCGGTCATACTGCCCCGCGAGACTGACGGCGGCCTTTCCACGCGGAAGGCAATTTACCGCCGCTATCCCCAGGCCGTGCCGGCAGCCTTCTCCATTGACAAGAAAGGCACGGCGCCCTGCAGGCACACCTGCCCCGCCCACCTTTCGGTCCAGGGCTACATGGCCCTCACGGCCCAGGGAAAATTCCGCGAGGCCCTCGAGGTAATCTACAAGGACATCCCCTTTGCAGGCGTCTGCGGGCGCATCTGCCCCCATACATGCGAGGAGCGCTGCTCAAGGGGCGACGACGGCGAGGCCCTTTCCATCCGCTCGGTAAAGAGGTTCCTCGCCGACAGGCTCCCTGATTTCGAGGTGCCTCTCCCGGAGCAGGAATCGGACAGAAAAGTAGCCCTTGTAGGCGGCGGCCCCTCTTCCTTCACGGCAGCCTACCACCTGAGGCGCATGGGCTATGGCGCCACCGTCTTTGAGCGCCTGCCCCAGACAGGCGGGATGCTCCGCTGGGGAGTGCCGCCTTTTCGCCTCCCCCGCGATGTGATTGACGAGGAGACGGGACGCATCGTCAAGATGAACGCTCACGTGGAGACAGGGGTGAACGTCGGCAGCGACGTGACCTTACAGGATCTTGCTGCCAGGGGGTTTGATGCCGTCTATATTGCCACGGGCCTCCCGAAAAGCAGAGCCCTTGGCTATGAGGGCGAGGACTCACCGCAGGTCCTGCCGCTCCTTGAGTTCCTCACGAAGGTCTATACCAACAAGATATCCCAGATGAAAGGCACCGTGGCGGTCATAGGAGGCGGCAACACCGCCGTTGACGCGGCAAGAACGGCGCTGCGCCTGGGTGCATCGAAAGTCACCATGGTGTTCCTGGAAACACGTAAGGTGATGCCCGCTTACGAGGAAGAAGTCGCCGATGCCCTCGCTGAAGGAGTCATACTCCGCGAGAGCACCTCGCCAAGGGCCTTTGCCTTCGAGAAAGGCACGCTCACAGGCCTCAAGGTGCAGAAGGTGACCCTCGCCCCCCCCGAATCAGAGGGCCTTCCCTTTCTCATCGCCATCCCCGGCGGGAAGGTGAGGCCTGTGCCTGTTACGGGAACCGAGGAGGTGATCCCCTGTGACGCCATCATCACCGCCATCGGCCAGCAAAGGGACGACACAGTCTTCTCGGGGCTTGCCGATGACATCGTGGCTGCCCTCCTGAAGGACGGCACTGCCAGTATGCCTTTCGAGGGGAGGGAAATCACCCTTCTCGCGGGAGGCGATCTCAAGAGAGGGCCGGCCTCCGCCATTGAGGCGATGGCCGACGGGAAGCGCGCCGCCATGATCCTGGACTGCCTCTTCAGGAATGAGCCTCCTCCCCCTGAAGAATCATTTCCCGAGCCGGTCAAGGCGGAGCTTGATGAAGACGAGCCATTCTCAAAGCGCATCGTCCCTCCAAGGGCCGTCCTCTCCGAGGCCGTCAAGGATTTCCGGGAGATAGAAAAGGGCTTCACCGAGCAGCAGGTAATGACCGAAGCAACGCGGTGCCTCTCATGCGGCATCTGCTCGGAATGCATGCGCTGCGAGGAGGTCTGCGAGGCAAAGGCCATCTGCCACGACGCCTACGGCGAGACCACAAGGTCCCTGGAAGTGGGAGCCCTCATCATGGCCCCCGGCTTCTCGCTTTTTGACGCGGCCGGGCGGCATGAATACGGCCTCGGGCGCTGGAAGAACGTCGTCACGAGCCTTCAGTTCGAAAGGATCCTGAGCGCCGGCGGCCCCACCATGGGCGCGCTTGAGCGACCCGGGGATCACAGGCTTCCCTCGAGCGTAGCCTTCCTCCAGTGCGTGGGATCGCGGGAGGAGGAGCGGCAGTTCTGCTCGTCTGTGTGCTGCATGTACGCCACCAAGCAGGCCCTCCTTGTGAAGGAGCACCATCCCGAGGTCCATGCGGAGGTCTTTTATATTGACCTCCGCGCTTTCGGGAAGGGCTTCGAAAATTTTTACGAGAGGGCAAAGCAGGCAGGTGTCGCCTACACCCGCACCAACGTCTCGATGCTCAAGGAGGAGCCTGTCACGGGTAATCTTCTCTTCACTGTCCGCGAAGAGGACGGGAGCCTGAAGGAACGGCGCTTCGAGATGGTGGTCCTCTCATGCGGCCTGTCGGCCCCTGAAAGCTTCAAGAGGCTTGCCGAGGTCACCGGTATAGAGACTGACCCTTACGGATTCTGCAGGACCGAAACCTTCGCCCCCCTTGACACGAGCCGCGAGGGCATCTTCGTATGCGGCGCCTTCCAGGAGCCCAAGGACATCCCCGAGACCGTCTCACAGGCAAGCGCCGCTGCCGGGAGAGCGGCAGGGCTCCTTGCGGCGAGCCGCCATACCCTGGTGAAGATAAAGGAGTATCCACCCGAGCGCCCCGTGGAAGGCGAGGAAGCCCGCGTGGGCGTTTTCATCTGCCACTGCGGGAAAAACATCGGCGGCGTGCTGGACATACCCTCGCTCGTCAGGGAGGCGGCAGCACTGGGACTTGTGGCCCACGCCGAGGAGAACCTTTACACGTGCTCCAGTGATTCCCTGGAGAAGATCAGGGCCACCATCAAGGAAAAGAACCTCAACAGGGTCGTCGTGGCATCATGCACCCCGAGGACCCATGAGGCCCTGTTCCAGGAAGCCCTCCGGGAGGCAGGCCTCAATCCCTACCTCTTCGAGATGGCCAATATCCGCGACCAGTGCTCTTGGGTCCATGCCCATGAGACGGAAAAGGCGGGGCATAAGGCCGTGGCCCTTATCAGGGCAGCGGTGGCAAAAGCCCGGCTCCTGGCGCCGCTGAGGGAAGCCCACGTCCCCGTAAAGAAAGCCGCACTCGTCGTGGGAGGGGGCCTGGCGGGTCTCACGGCTGCGCTTGAGCTCGCGGGCCAGGGCTTCCCCGTATCCCTCGTGGAGCGGTCAGACGAATTAGGCGGCATGGTGAAAAAGATCCATACCACCGACAGGGGCGAAGACACGGCTGCCTTTATCGGAGGCCTGGCAGCTTCGGTGAAAAGCCATCCCCTCGTGACGGTTTACACCGACGCGGCCCTCAAGGAGTTTAAAGGCTTTCAGGGCAATTTCAACGCCGTCATTGCCACCGGTGAAGGCGACGTATCTGTTGAAGCCGGGGCGGCCATAGT
This sequence is a window from Candidatus Eremiobacterota bacterium. Protein-coding genes within it:
- a CDS encoding ubiquinol-cytochrome c reductase iron-sulfur subunit, translating into MSENNAERSPGEFMRQAMEGGGGLDTFFARRSFLAALLGSFGTFFAGLSIYGIVRFFSPPGQEAAVKDVVVKKGALAPGRAHEVMYGSTPLLVVRDEAGAVTVFSAVCTHLGCLVKWVPRGAAKGAPAAVTDPYVFYCPCHDGVFDSHGRVIAGPAPLPLEKIPFEERGDEIIIGRKSS
- a CDS encoding respiratory nitrate reductase subunit gamma is translated as MIPSLMLCSYGAFVLLVFGLLYRTVLWLSTPAPLRIPLWPVPRGPVSAVFRVLGEALVFRSLLRENKALWVASLAFHYSLLLILVKHLRYLWPPPVPQWLVALQSAGIVPACIFIASLLYLLARRCSRAPLAYLSTPEDYLVLLYLAAIALTGILMKYCFQTDLLAVKFFLQSLLSLRAPSFDHNIIFPTVIFTVHYLLVCALAAYVPFGKLLHGAALFFSPPLTQAGAGKRHKNPWNSEEQR
- a CDS encoding sodium-translocating pyrophosphatase, translated to MKPDIIKVCAAIVLIMAVFAPLAFASETDIPLPELNSVFTIGGSQIPGRTLLIVGLLVCLLGGLFGLIQYMQVKKLPAHKSMLEVSNVIWETCKTYLIQQGKFLLALEIIIGICILYYFKVLKDLPLLKVIGILIWSVVGIAGSYGVAWFGIRMNTLSNSRTAFASLAGKPFPIFEIPLKAGMSIGLLLVSVELLIMLGILLFVGPEEAGACFIGFAIGESLGASVLRICGGIFTKIADIGSDLMKIVFNIKEDDARNPGVIADCTGDNAGDSVGPTADGFETYGVTGVALIVFICLAVQAQFQSDLIIWIFTMRVLMIITSMLSYWLNSILSRALYGKREDLDFEQPLTNLVWLTSILSILMTYLTSFLLLSPLSQTHPGLWWKLATIISCGTLAAAVIPELTKIFTSSNSSHVKEIVNASREGGASLTILSGLVAGNFSAFWMGLTLLGLMLIAWLTSQAGLDVFLFPKYSSVFAFGLVAFGFLGMGPVTIAVDSYGPVTDNAQSIYELSLIEQIPDVKEELKKDFGFEPNFEEAKHFLEKNDGAGNTFKATAKPVLIGTAVVGATTMIFSIIILLNNLYERAKAAGNVAEMERFDISIGLSLLNPMDILGLIAGGAVIYWFCGASMQAVTTGAYRAVEFIKKHIKLEGVEKASIKDSKEVVKICTIYAQNGMVNIFIVIFCFALGFACFNHFFFVSYLISIALFGLFAAVYMANAGGAWDNAKKVVEVDLKEKGTPLHAATVVGDTVGDPYKDTSSVALNPIIKFTTLFGLLAVEMAITMPQQQAVTVGVILFIIGAIFAYRSFYGMRIKTVKVEGEIEKVA
- a CDS encoding FAD-dependent oxidoreductase; translation: MGDTEIAREMTHEIPCGAVLVLGGGIGGMQAALDCADSGFKVYLVEKDPCIGGMMAQLDKTFPTNDCAMCTMAPRLAGVSRHLNIEMITGAELVALEGKPGRFTATVTQKPRFIDVSRCTGCALCEAECPVILPRETDGGLSTRKAIYRRYPQAVPAAFSIDKKGTAPCRHTCPAHLSVQGYMALTAQGKFREALEVIYKDIPFAGVCGRICPHTCEERCSRGDDGEALSIRSVKRFLADRLPDFEVPLPEQESDRKVALVGGGPSSFTAAYHLRRMGYGATVFERLPQTGGMLRWGVPPFRLPRDVIDEETGRIVKMNAHVETGVNVGSDVTLQDLAARGFDAVYIATGLPKSRALGYEGEDSPQVLPLLEFLTKVYTNKISQMKGTVAVIGGGNTAVDAARTALRLGASKVTMVFLETRKVMPAYEEEVADALAEGVILRESTSPRAFAFEKGTLTGLKVQKVTLAPPESEGLPFLIAIPGGKVRPVPVTGTEEVIPCDAIITAIGQQRDDTVFSGLADDIVAALLKDGTASMPFEGREITLLAGGDLKRGPASAIEAMADGKRAAMILDCLFRNEPPPPEESFPEPVKAELDEDEPFSKRIVPPRAVLSEAVKDFREIEKGFTEQQVMTEATRCLSCGICSECMRCEEVCEAKAICHDAYGETTRSLEVGALIMAPGFSLFDAAGRHEYGLGRWKNVVTSLQFERILSAGGPTMGALERPGDHRLPSSVAFLQCVGSREEERQFCSSVCCMYATKQALLVKEHHPEVHAEVFYIDLRAFGKGFENFYERAKQAGVAYTRTNVSMLKEEPVTGNLLFTVREEDGSLKERRFEMVVLSCGLSAPESFKRLAEVTGIETDPYGFCRTETFAPLDTSREGIFVCGAFQEPKDIPETVSQASAAAGRAAGLLAASRHTLVKIKEYPPERPVEGEEARVGVFICHCGKNIGGVLDIPSLVREAAALGLVAHAEENLYTCSSDSLEKIRATIKEKNLNRVVVASCTPRTHEALFQEALREAGLNPYLFEMANIRDQCSWVHAHETEKAGHKAVALIRAAVAKARLLAPLREAHVPVKKAALVVGGGLAGLTAALELAGQGFPVSLVERSDELGGMVKKIHTTDRGEDTAAFIGGLAASVKSHPLVTVYTDAALKEFKGFQGNFNAVIATGEGDVSVEAGAAIVATGAVEHSPKEYLYGSDSRVMTLMDLEGRLALKDEVLVKAREIAFIQCVGSRNEERPYCSRICCTGAVKRAILLKEQNPAAAIYILYRDIRTFGFREELYARARERGIIFIHHADSEKPVLDAAGGTLSLTVRDTTLGCTVKLSPDLVVLSAATVPSPGAEAFVEIMKVPVTADGFFLEAHMKLRPVEFASKGIFLCGTAHYPKFMDETVAQACAAAERAATILSRDFVEVEGIVARVNSNKCIACLTCVRSCPYNVPKILHRTRTATAAYIEEAECHGCGTCASECPAKAITLLHYSDAEVFATSCGLLAPEECPGGVTAPGKPT